The Neospora caninum Liverpool complete genome, chromosome X genome includes a region encoding these proteins:
- a CDS encoding putative transmembrane amino acid transporter produces the protein MEGRREPFLPNPRAPASEAAPASEAAPAFVSWQRRAFSPIARGSVRASIFTLASSCLGAGVLATPYAMQECGLAVGLCLLCTHTFVSFFTTYILMASSKLFGTSTYADLAHRAAPKLPRNVVDAIIVLNGLGVCLSFLVFLGDFLPTSLESLHILQRASDHRALLLCASMVVIVPLSVQPRLSALRHFAFFPVCTLLFSLSCVVYRSVHLIRNQTAPVVMVNLNWNFFKSFNVFLFAFMQHINVCPIGRELQNPTDPRVYKVSLRAAALEWCLYTPTAVIGYLSFRGGTRQNFMLNYSSDDQLMHVCTLLLSFSMILGVPLTIIPTVDSIFNLLKKPAPSLPAPTFGETEALGFDAKRASMVAPLLLHADRKDRVLRVTVSEPDATEDGPSREAGRDRGCDRESEETLAQEGERRGRQTRDGDGERSGLDEDGRAPSGGETLADRSEGSAVPWGSRASGDENAGERRRGSEAASAPYPVSEESTGGGAQDAPETDARGTGGANRRCCGLARLTQKALKNRKSCVCLCLLPVLMLALAMDKAADVVGLLGGFFSTLLMSALPSVIFYAGIGKLYYRPVTRMILMAFLLTVTFVGAFASVIIILQNFDVCCQAPRSPLR, from the exons ATggaaggcaggcgagaacCTTTCCTTCCGAACCCGAGAGCTCccgcgagcgaggccgcacccgcgagcgaggccgcACCCGCCTTCGTGTCGTGGCAACGGCGCGCGTTCTCCCCCATCGCCAGAGGGTCTGTGAGAGCCTCGATCTTCacgctcgcgtcttcctgcttGGGAGCAG gTGTCTTGGCAACACCGTACGCAATGCAGGAGTGCGGCTTGGCGGTCGGTTTGTGTTTGCTGTGTACGCAcacctttgtctcctttttcacgACTTACATTCTGATGGCGTCGTCCAAGCTCTTCGGCACCTCGACGTACGCGGACTTGGCGCACCGAGCTGCGCCCAAGTTGCCGCGGAATGTCGTGGACGCGATCATCGTTCTGAACGGACTCGGcgtttgtctttccttcctcgtcttcctcggtgACTTCCTCCCCACGTCCCTGGAGAGCCTTCACATCCTCCAGCGGGCCTCCGACCACCGCGCCCTCCTCCTCTGTGCCAGCATG GTGGTGATTGTgccgctgtctgtacagcccAGATTGTCGGCTCTGAGGcacttcgctttctttcccgtttgcaccctcctgttttctctctcgtgcgtcgTCTACCGCTCGGTTCACTTGATAAGGAATCAGACTGCGCCGGTCGTTATGGTCAATCTCAACTGGAATTTCTTCAAATCTTTCaacgtcttcctcttcgccttcatgCAG CACATCAACGTGTGTCCGATCGGCCGAGAGCTGCAAAACCCTACAGATCCGCGTGTCTACAAG GTGTCGCTGCGGGCTGCCGCGCTCGAgtggtgtctgtacaccccgACGGCGGTCATTGGCTACCTGTCGTTTCGGGGAGGAACGCGGCAGAACTTCATGTTGAACTACAGTTCAGACGACCAGCTGATGCACGTCTGCACGCTGCTGCTCTCGTTTTCGATGATCCTCGGCGTGCCCTTGACGATCATCCCCACCGTGGACTCGATTTTCAACTTGCTGAAAAAgccggcgccgtcgctccccgCGCCGACCTtcggggagacagaggctcTCGGTTTCGACGCAAAGCGCGCGAGCATGGTGGCGCCGCTCCTCCTGCATGCCGACCGCAAAGACCGGGTTCTCAGGGTCACCGTCTCCGAGCCTGACGCGACGGAAGACGGCCCCAgccgcgaggcaggcagagacaggggctgcgaccgagagagcgaggagacccTAgcgcaggaaggcgagcggcgTGGAAGGCAAacacgagacggagacggcgagcgaagCGGTTTGGACGAGGACGGCCGCGCACCGTCCGGCGGCGAGACGCTTGCGGACCGAAGCGAGGGGTCTGCCGTCCCTTGGGGCTCGCGAGCTtccggagacgagaacgcgggGGAACGCCGCCGCGggagcgaagcggcgagcGCGCCCTACCCAGTATCCGAGGAATCCACTGGCGGCGGAGCGCAAGATGCaccagagacagacgcgaggGGGACCGGCGGAGCGAACCGGCGGTGCTGTGGCCTCGCACGGCTGACGCAGAAGGCCttgaaaaacagaaaaagttgcgtctgtctgtgtctcctccccgtCCTGATGCTGGCGCTCGCGATGGACAAAGCGGCGGACGTCGTCGGCCTGCTaggcggcttcttctcgactCTCCTCATGAG TGCTCTTCCGTCAGTCATCTTCTACGCCGGCATCGGGAAACTCTACTACCGTCCCGTGACGAGGATGATTCTGAtggcctttcttctcaccGTCACTTTC GTGGGTGCTTTCGCGTCGGTGATTATTATTCTGCAAAACTTCGACGTCTGTTGTCAAGCCCCGCGGTCTCCGCTGCGTtag